A genomic segment from Luteibacter aegosomatis encodes:
- a CDS encoding aldose 1-epimerase, with amino-acid sequence MIELEDGRLRVVLLPEVGGGVARFDWLGDDGAVPLMRPYEGGHEVAPGRPEPNRLACYPLVPWSNRIAGGGFTHGGHRVDLSPNRDDDPYPIHGSAWQRPWTVETRDARTARMTLEDRLPGGYAYHATMRYALANGVLDVRLRVINTGEATLPFGIGLHPFFPRHGGVRLHAPATGVWLNDGHGPMPTEHVAPPRAWDFATSVPLPDEGLNHAFTGWTGRATVEWPDKRMKLHIDAEDHVYVLYVPAGEDFFCFEPVDHPIDAVHLPGGAVANGMTELARGTSMERRFLFRVEAPVG; translated from the coding sequence GTGATCGAGCTCGAAGATGGCCGGCTTCGCGTTGTGCTCCTGCCCGAGGTGGGAGGGGGCGTCGCGCGGTTCGACTGGCTGGGCGACGACGGTGCCGTGCCCTTGATGCGGCCTTACGAGGGCGGCCACGAGGTGGCACCGGGCCGACCGGAGCCGAACCGGCTCGCGTGCTATCCGTTGGTGCCGTGGAGCAATCGCATCGCTGGCGGTGGTTTCACCCATGGGGGGCACCGTGTCGACCTGTCGCCCAATCGCGATGACGATCCGTATCCGATCCACGGCAGCGCCTGGCAGAGGCCATGGACCGTGGAGACCCGGGACGCCCGTACGGCGAGGATGACCCTGGAAGACCGGTTGCCCGGCGGTTACGCCTATCACGCCACCATGCGTTACGCGCTCGCCAACGGCGTGCTCGACGTGCGCTTGCGGGTGATCAACACGGGCGAGGCGACCTTGCCTTTCGGCATCGGCCTGCACCCGTTCTTTCCCCGCCACGGGGGCGTACGCCTGCATGCGCCCGCCACCGGCGTCTGGCTCAACGACGGGCACGGTCCGATGCCGACGGAACACGTGGCCCCGCCACGGGCGTGGGACTTCGCCACGTCGGTGCCGCTGCCGGACGAGGGGCTCAATCATGCCTTCACCGGATGGACGGGCCGCGCGACCGTGGAATGGCCCGACAAGCGCATGAAGCTGCACATCGACGCGGAAGACCACGTCTACGTGCTCTACGTGCCGGCCGGCGAGGATTTCTTCTGTTTCGAACCGGTGGACCATCCCATCGATGCCGTCCACCTCCCGGGTGGTGCCGTCGCCAACGGCATGACCGAGCTTGCCCGTGGAACCTCCATGGAACGGAGGTTCCTTTTTCGCGTGGAAGCACCCGTCGGTTGA
- a CDS encoding FadR/GntR family transcriptional regulator, translating to MTTRNLHGQVVQELGQMIVGGKLKPGEGLPREEVLAEQMKVSRTALREAMKVLVTKGLIESRQRTGARVRDAMYWNQLDADVLAWRCAQMPTESFVEKLVEMRELIEPAAAAAAARRRTPKQLEDLKAAYEAMAASEDLDAWAEADLAFHESLLRATNNELMVSLFSVIETALGTFFLLSARNSENFKLALPHHEKVYEAVKKRQPEVARQAMLRMVAESRDNISGRGRRTRKS from the coding sequence GTGACCACTCGTAACCTGCATGGCCAAGTGGTCCAGGAGCTGGGGCAGATGATCGTCGGCGGCAAGCTCAAGCCGGGGGAGGGGCTACCCCGCGAAGAGGTGCTGGCCGAACAGATGAAAGTGAGCCGCACGGCCCTGCGCGAGGCGATGAAGGTGCTAGTGACCAAGGGCCTGATCGAGTCGCGCCAGCGCACCGGGGCCCGCGTGCGCGATGCGATGTACTGGAACCAGCTCGATGCCGACGTGCTGGCCTGGCGGTGCGCGCAGATGCCCACGGAGAGCTTCGTCGAAAAACTCGTGGAAATGCGAGAGCTTATCGAGCCCGCCGCCGCGGCGGCCGCGGCGAGGCGGCGTACGCCCAAGCAACTGGAGGATCTCAAGGCCGCCTATGAGGCGATGGCCGCCTCCGAAGACCTCGACGCGTGGGCGGAGGCGGACCTCGCCTTCCACGAATCCCTGCTGCGCGCCACCAACAACGAGCTCATGGTGTCGCTCTTCTCCGTGATCGAGACGGCGCTGGGCACGTTCTTCCTGCTTTCCGCGCGCAATTCGGAGAACTTCAAGCTGGCCCTCCCGCATCACGAGAAGGTGTACGAAGCGGTGAAGAAGCGGCAGCCCGAAGTGGCCCGGCAGGCCATGCTGCGCATGGTCGCCGAGTCGCGCGACAACATCAGCGGTCGCGGCCGCCGCACCCGAAAGAGCTAG
- a CDS encoding DUF3455 domain-containing protein: MQIYTCAARVGSYAWQLKAPEATLKDAKGNVVGRHFAGPTWQSSDGSSVVGEALNTSPSPDAGAIPWLVLRAKAHGGMGSMATVEFVVRTRTEGGIAPGSGCDAAHAGSDIRIPYRAVYLFFRHP, encoded by the coding sequence GTGCAGATCTACACGTGCGCCGCCAGGGTCGGGTCTTACGCGTGGCAACTGAAAGCGCCTGAGGCGACGCTGAAGGACGCGAAGGGCAACGTCGTCGGCAGGCATTTCGCCGGTCCCACGTGGCAGTCGTCGGACGGCAGTTCGGTCGTCGGCGAAGCGTTGAATACCTCGCCGTCGCCGGACGCCGGTGCGATACCCTGGCTGGTGCTGCGCGCGAAGGCGCATGGGGGGATGGGAAGCATGGCGACGGTCGAGTTCGTCGTGCGGACGCGTACCGAAGGGGGTATCGCGCCCGGGTCGGGTTGCGATGCCGCGCATGCGGGGAGCGACATCCGCATTCCGTATCGCGCGGTGTACCTCTTCTTTCGACATCCTTGA
- a CDS encoding TonB-dependent receptor — protein sequence MPDRKRATLDRTSRKVLALCMGMAFAGSAFAQSTTGSVAGTVGGGGAGQTVRIEGSNGIRREVGVDASGHYQASSLPVGTYRVSLVRDGATVTTREGVELRVGGSAQIDFAGAGGTGTASATELGGVNVSATTQPPIDVSTVDSRTVITSQQLSQLPLARTAEDIALLAPGTASSGALYGSRIGGGGNLVSFGGSSGAENAYYINGFNTTDPYKGEGALQLPYGAIDQQEVLTGGYSAKYGRSDGGVINQVGKSGTNTWHFGFQAQWSPQSLQSSPDNIRYANNRFAGQLYDYRNDDKSWTTTYSGYIGGPLIENRLYLFAAAEEDTTRGYTTATNADPSNPDAEASRLHYKNKTPKWYGKINWNITDDNILELTGIHSEQSGSGTNTNFSYANLATDGTTAPNVLTKSGGTAYIGKFTSYVNDDITFTALWGRMRLHDYSSPAGYDPTLPYLQNITDQDPQVTGGRSISNLQTISSLSAPDQGSQNTSLQLNVEWKLGDHTLNLGIDNDKPETIDQGNNQSTWTYGQSAGAIDVANGIGAPGGRGYYVVNEITNGASGVKTVEKAQYVEDNWQVNDRFLLTVGVRNDAFANYNNSSVKFTSQNHNWSPRAGFSWDVFGDATLKVFGNLGRYYLAINNNTAYDGATGYLWQRDYYTYTGIAANGMPTGLAEFGSYNVNGHTGQAPDPATVASKNLGAEYQDEFILGATKALGDAWIAGIKGTFRKLRQISDDVCDSDNLLIDKTKALYGLTDDQITANRGACYIFNPGKSNDFRVATTNGYVTTRMSDADWGFAQGPKRNYYALEMFLEHPLANGPWGGRLDYVFSRSYGNSSGLLTASRGDDSVGVTQDWDNAYVMENANGLASNNHTHQIKFNGVYRFSPEWLVSGVIRLASGAPRYCLGFYGPTPDDPATNTPDGYGSLYHWCNGQPSPPGKQGDLPWTRQVDVNLTYAPAFADHKLSFNLSVFNALNEQRPLAIYSRFNSSATPSQRNDLYGTATVLEPPRYVRFGVNYDF from the coding sequence ATGCCCGACCGTAAGCGCGCCACCCTCGATCGCACCTCCCGGAAGGTCCTGGCCCTCTGCATGGGCATGGCCTTCGCCGGAAGCGCCTTCGCGCAATCCACCACCGGCTCGGTAGCGGGCACCGTCGGCGGCGGGGGTGCCGGGCAAACGGTGCGTATCGAGGGCTCGAACGGCATACGCCGCGAGGTCGGCGTCGATGCTTCCGGTCACTACCAGGCATCGTCGCTGCCCGTCGGCACCTATCGCGTGAGCCTCGTGCGTGACGGTGCGACCGTCACCACGCGCGAAGGCGTCGAGCTTCGCGTCGGCGGTTCGGCGCAGATCGACTTCGCGGGCGCGGGTGGCACGGGCACCGCCTCCGCCACGGAACTGGGCGGCGTGAACGTCTCGGCGACCACGCAACCGCCCATCGACGTATCGACCGTCGACTCGCGCACCGTCATCACCTCGCAACAGCTCAGCCAACTTCCGCTGGCCCGCACCGCCGAAGACATCGCCCTGCTCGCGCCGGGCACGGCCAGTTCGGGCGCGCTATACGGCAGCCGCATCGGCGGTGGCGGCAACCTCGTGTCCTTCGGGGGTTCGAGCGGCGCCGAGAACGCCTATTACATCAACGGATTCAACACCACGGACCCCTACAAGGGAGAGGGCGCGCTGCAACTCCCCTACGGTGCCATCGACCAGCAGGAAGTGCTCACCGGCGGCTACAGCGCGAAGTACGGGCGATCGGACGGCGGCGTGATCAACCAGGTAGGCAAGAGCGGCACCAACACCTGGCACTTCGGCTTCCAGGCGCAGTGGAGCCCGCAGTCGCTGCAGTCCTCGCCCGACAACATCCGCTATGCGAACAACCGCTTCGCGGGCCAGTTGTACGACTACCGCAACGACGACAAGAGCTGGACGACGACCTATAGCGGCTACATCGGCGGCCCGCTGATCGAGAATCGCCTGTACCTCTTCGCGGCGGCCGAGGAAGACACGACGCGCGGCTACACCACGGCCACCAACGCCGATCCGTCGAACCCCGACGCCGAGGCCTCGCGGCTGCACTACAAGAACAAGACGCCGAAGTGGTACGGCAAGATCAACTGGAACATCACCGACGACAACATCCTGGAACTGACCGGCATCCACAGTGAGCAATCGGGCTCGGGCACGAACACGAACTTCAGCTACGCCAACCTCGCCACCGACGGCACCACCGCACCCAACGTGCTCACCAAGAGCGGTGGCACGGCCTACATCGGCAAGTTCACCAGCTACGTCAACGACGACATCACCTTTACTGCCCTGTGGGGGCGTATGCGCCTGCACGACTACAGTTCGCCGGCCGGTTACGACCCCACCCTGCCCTACCTGCAGAACATCACCGACCAGGACCCGCAGGTCACCGGCGGCCGCTCGATCAGCAACCTGCAGACGATTTCGTCGCTCTCCGCGCCCGACCAGGGATCGCAGAACACCAGCCTGCAACTGAACGTCGAATGGAAGCTCGGCGACCACACGCTCAACCTCGGCATCGACAACGACAAGCCCGAGACCATCGACCAGGGCAACAACCAGTCCACCTGGACCTACGGCCAGAGCGCGGGTGCCATCGACGTCGCCAACGGCATCGGCGCGCCGGGTGGCCGCGGCTATTACGTCGTCAACGAGATCACCAACGGGGCCTCGGGCGTGAAGACCGTGGAAAAGGCCCAGTACGTCGAGGACAACTGGCAGGTCAACGATCGCTTCCTGCTCACCGTGGGCGTGCGCAACGATGCCTTCGCCAACTACAACAACAGCAGCGTCAAGTTCACCTCGCAGAACCACAACTGGTCGCCACGCGCGGGCTTCAGCTGGGACGTGTTCGGCGACGCCACGCTGAAGGTGTTCGGCAACCTCGGCCGCTACTACCTCGCCATCAACAACAACACGGCCTATGACGGCGCCACCGGCTACCTGTGGCAGCGCGACTACTACACCTACACGGGCATCGCCGCCAACGGCATGCCGACGGGCCTGGCGGAGTTCGGCTCGTACAACGTCAACGGCCACACGGGCCAGGCACCCGACCCGGCGACGGTCGCCTCGAAGAACCTCGGCGCGGAATACCAGGACGAGTTCATCCTCGGCGCCACCAAGGCACTGGGCGACGCCTGGATCGCGGGCATCAAGGGAACCTTCCGCAAGCTACGGCAGATTTCCGACGACGTCTGCGACAGCGACAACCTGCTCATCGACAAGACCAAGGCCCTCTACGGGCTCACCGACGACCAGATCACGGCCAATCGCGGCGCCTGTTACATCTTCAACCCGGGCAAGAGCAACGACTTCCGCGTGGCCACCACCAACGGTTACGTGACCACGCGCATGAGCGATGCCGACTGGGGCTTCGCGCAGGGCCCCAAGCGCAACTACTACGCGCTAGAAATGTTCCTCGAGCACCCCTTGGCGAACGGCCCCTGGGGTGGCCGGCTCGACTACGTGTTCTCGCGGAGCTACGGCAACTCCTCGGGCCTGCTCACCGCGAGCCGCGGCGACGATTCGGTCGGCGTGACGCAGGACTGGGACAACGCCTACGTGATGGAAAACGCCAACGGCCTGGCCAGCAACAACCATACGCACCAGATCAAGTTCAACGGCGTCTATCGCTTCTCGCCCGAATGGCTGGTGTCCGGCGTGATCCGGCTCGCCTCCGGTGCGCCGCGTTATTGCCTGGGCTTCTACGGACCCACGCCCGACGACCCGGCCACCAATACGCCCGACGGGTACGGCAGCCTGTACCACTGGTGCAACGGCCAGCCGTCCCCGCCCGGCAAGCAGGGCGACCTGCCCTGGACGCGCCAGGTGGACGTGAACCTCACCTATGCGCCCGCCTTCGCCGACCACAAGCTGTCGTTCAACCTGAGCGTGTTCAACGCGCTCAACGAGCAGCGGCCGCTGGCGATCTACTCGCGTTTCAATTCCAGCGCCACGCCCTCGCAGCGCAACGATCTCTATGGCACCGCCACGGTGCTGGAGCCGCCACGCTACGTGCGTTTCGGCGTGAACTACGATTTCTGA
- a CDS encoding peptide-N4-asparagine amidase encodes MSAKATLSFCMLASLVLASMASLADTAPSLREAASTEPRLARPPGTACEVPLFKDHAFGQTGDPKAMTATPLAFDYRPPEGCAGPWAKVVLEADFSVPAGKQYDRTASIWLGGANLYFGTTQEPDAKNGARWHVERDLTDYAALFRSARPGQAIVNNWLSERYTSAITGSARLVFYPVGAGAPQGDAADAVYPLGADPRGNATIVQDGRETLTRTLTLPRNVTQAYLDVIAQSQGNDEPWYTCIDDAHVAQTQTFALESPYEGAPLQECGGGNLRQVLISIDHQPAGLAPVYPWTYTGGVDPHLWRPIPDIQTLNFAPYRVDLTPFAALLDDGRPHDVSVRVLGANRFFNLAASLLIHQDAKRETLTGKLISNDLAARSGLGTPHVESTLHAASDGRIEGTVNTTRKDSYRIVGQLETSRGTVRTEVAQVSSFANRQTFVRPDAPTWHQVIDQTSDTDETATTRVGNAAAIERHRTSSYPLRLDVTKHVAKDGSFHGEIDMTQGLGVRKQTLRGGDRVFDGHLDVSMQSHDEADFNSMGSSIANSRNQHASQRLSFKDSLGSCVATTLESRGEEMTHVTQGNGCDGGSNRLDWRSTLMP; translated from the coding sequence ATGTCAGCCAAGGCAACACTTTCGTTCTGCATGCTGGCGAGCCTCGTTCTCGCCAGCATGGCCTCCCTCGCCGACACGGCGCCTTCCCTGCGCGAGGCGGCATCGACGGAGCCGCGCCTCGCCCGTCCACCGGGCACGGCGTGCGAGGTTCCGCTCTTCAAGGATCACGCATTCGGCCAGACGGGCGATCCCAAGGCCATGACGGCCACGCCGCTCGCGTTCGACTATCGGCCACCCGAGGGCTGCGCCGGCCCTTGGGCGAAGGTGGTGCTGGAAGCCGATTTCTCCGTTCCTGCCGGCAAGCAATACGATCGCACCGCATCGATCTGGCTCGGCGGCGCGAACCTTTATTTCGGCACCACCCAGGAACCGGATGCGAAGAACGGAGCACGTTGGCACGTCGAGCGCGACCTCACCGACTATGCCGCCCTCTTCCGCTCCGCCCGGCCAGGGCAGGCCATCGTCAACAATTGGCTGAGCGAGCGCTACACCAGCGCGATCACCGGCAGCGCCCGCCTCGTGTTCTATCCCGTCGGTGCGGGCGCGCCGCAGGGCGATGCCGCGGATGCCGTCTATCCCCTCGGCGCCGACCCTCGCGGCAACGCGACCATCGTCCAGGACGGCAGGGAGACGCTGACCCGCACGCTCACGCTGCCGCGTAACGTCACGCAGGCGTACCTGGACGTCATCGCCCAGAGCCAGGGCAACGACGAACCCTGGTACACCTGTATCGACGACGCCCATGTCGCCCAAACGCAAACCTTCGCGCTCGAATCGCCCTACGAGGGAGCCCCCTTGCAGGAGTGCGGTGGCGGCAACCTGCGGCAGGTGCTGATCAGCATCGACCACCAACCCGCGGGCCTTGCGCCGGTCTATCCATGGACCTACACCGGCGGCGTGGACCCGCATCTATGGCGACCCATTCCGGACATCCAGACGTTGAACTTCGCGCCCTATCGCGTCGACCTGACCCCGTTCGCGGCGCTATTGGACGACGGCCGTCCGCACGACGTGTCGGTGCGGGTGCTGGGCGCGAACCGGTTCTTCAACCTGGCCGCCAGCCTGCTGATCCACCAGGACGCGAAGCGAGAAACGTTGACCGGAAAACTGATATCCAACGACCTCGCGGCCCGCTCCGGCCTGGGCACGCCCCACGTCGAGAGCACCCTGCATGCCGCGAGCGACGGCCGCATCGAAGGCACGGTAAACACCACGCGCAAGGATAGCTACCGGATCGTCGGGCAACTGGAAACCTCGCGCGGCACGGTCCGCACGGAAGTGGCCCAGGTATCGTCGTTCGCGAATCGCCAGACGTTCGTCCGCCCCGATGCGCCTACCTGGCACCAGGTGATCGATCAGACATCGGATACCGACGAGACGGCCACGACGCGCGTCGGCAACGCCGCTGCGATCGAGCGGCACCGGACATCGTCCTACCCTCTTCGGCTGGACGTGACCAAACACGTGGCGAAGGATGGAAGCTTCCACGGCGAGATCGACATGACCCAGGGGCTCGGCGTGCGAAAGCAGACGCTGCGCGGGGGCGACCGCGTCTTCGACGGCCACCTCGATGTATCCATGCAAAGCCACGACGAAGCCGACTTCAACAGCATGGGAAGCTCGATCGCCAACTCTCGTAACCAGCACGCGAGTCAGCGCCTGTCGTTCAAGGACTCGCTGGGCAGCTGCGTGGCCACGACGCTCGAATCGCGCGGCGAGGAGATGACCCACGTCACGCAAGGTAACGGGTGTGACGGCGGATCGAACCGCCTGGATTGGCGATCGACCCTGATGCCTTAG
- a CDS encoding aspartyl protease family protein → MLASTLTLALAVAIDMAASAPSAHVDACEFARHPPPAAMSVPFDLVDGRVYVQAQVDGKGPFRFAVDTGASGIGRLDRSLLDTLDLQTSGTMDHSDGVRTATEETTHLTSLGLGGLVKKDIDVITRDYKRHAANDASFDGILARGFFADGVLSIDYSARRLTFSTEVSLADRDTLHYDRAFRVPIRVHGDVLQANLDTGANVAMVVPRTLWPRVSNTPLEPAGHARLSNSSIAWDRGVVDGPVTVGSLSLSHVEARVSDRYPEILLGAHALKDTTLVIDQRSQRVALCPSSS, encoded by the coding sequence ATGTTAGCCAGCACGCTCACCCTTGCACTCGCCGTCGCGATCGACATGGCCGCGTCGGCGCCCTCGGCGCATGTCGATGCCTGCGAGTTCGCTCGCCATCCGCCACCGGCCGCCATGAGCGTTCCGTTCGACTTGGTAGACGGCCGCGTTTACGTCCAGGCGCAGGTCGACGGGAAAGGCCCCTTCCGGTTTGCGGTCGATACCGGAGCCAGCGGCATCGGCCGACTCGACCGATCCCTGCTCGACACCCTCGATCTTCAGACGAGCGGGACGATGGACCATTCCGACGGCGTGCGAACGGCCACGGAGGAAACCACGCACCTCACCTCCCTCGGTCTCGGCGGACTCGTCAAAAAGGACATCGACGTGATCACCCGGGATTACAAACGGCACGCGGCGAACGACGCGTCATTCGACGGCATCCTTGCCCGGGGCTTTTTCGCCGACGGCGTGCTGTCGATCGACTACTCGGCCCGGCGGCTGACTTTCAGCACCGAGGTGTCCCTTGCCGATCGCGATACCTTGCACTACGACCGTGCGTTCCGCGTGCCGATTCGCGTCCACGGTGACGTTCTGCAAGCGAATCTCGATACGGGTGCGAACGTCGCGATGGTCGTTCCCCGCACGTTGTGGCCGAGGGTGTCGAATACGCCGCTCGAACCCGCCGGCCACGCCAGGCTTTCGAATTCGTCCATCGCATGGGACCGTGGCGTGGTCGACGGGCCCGTCACCGTCGGCTCCCTCTCGCTCTCCCACGTGGAGGCCCGGGTATCCGATCGCTACCCGGAAATCCTGCTCGGTGCCCATGCCCTGAAAGACACGACGCTCGTCATCGATCAACGTTCACAACGCGTCGCCCTTTGCCCGTCCTCCTCGTGA
- a CDS encoding CPBP family intramembrane glutamic endopeptidase, with product MSGKNDARLHDATRRHGVWIALGITGVLVAPHLGVPTLVYPMFGFALCTAMLAMQRRRWSDVGFRWRGCRPAPLLVGGALGVFYALANDIVIGPLLFRLIGTYPDFSDFDFVRAHVSGYLIALALSWIVGGLYEELVFRGFLYDALLRYLPVRHARTPITVAATAVAFAAYHWQLGAFGIANAFVFACFVAVVRDRWPDNLWYAISFHACADMTAFTLMRLGYL from the coding sequence TTGAGCGGAAAGAATGACGCACGGCTGCACGACGCAACGCGACGCCACGGCGTGTGGATCGCGCTCGGCATCACCGGCGTGCTCGTCGCGCCCCATCTCGGTGTGCCGACGCTGGTGTATCCGATGTTCGGGTTCGCGCTATGCACCGCCATGCTCGCGATGCAACGACGACGGTGGTCCGACGTGGGCTTCCGCTGGCGCGGATGCCGTCCCGCCCCGCTACTGGTAGGAGGCGCCCTGGGCGTGTTCTATGCCCTCGCCAACGACATCGTCATCGGTCCGCTCCTGTTCCGGCTCATCGGCACGTACCCCGATTTTTCCGATTTCGACTTCGTACGCGCCCACGTCTCCGGATACCTGATCGCGCTCGCCCTCTCATGGATCGTCGGAGGGCTTTACGAAGAACTAGTGTTTCGTGGATTCCTGTACGACGCGCTGCTGCGTTATCTCCCTGTGCGACACGCCCGCACGCCAATCACCGTGGCGGCGACGGCCGTCGCCTTCGCCGCCTACCACTGGCAGCTCGGCGCCTTCGGCATCGCCAACGCTTTCGTCTTCGCGTGCTTCGTGGCGGTGGTGCGTGACCGTTGGCCCGATAACCTCTGGTACGCCATCAGCTTCCATGCATGCGCCGACATGACGGCCTTCACGCTCATGCGACTCGGCTACCTCTGA
- a CDS encoding alpha/beta fold hydrolase: MRLTAILLAIFTAAADASATDAVSAGQWEGDVDVGGRSIHLSCEGKGDPVAVIDAGMGTAPVEDQGWQRIAHRVAAVTTVCLYDRAGQGASSKAPPGPRTSMDSANDLHAALGAAHVRGPYLLVGHSIGGLHAQVFASRYPNDTAGLVLVSSTHPDQTRTWLSLLPPPARDENKSITEARDFLTSMASDPSKNPEMLDFAASATQAKALRSLGSKPVVVATHSPRFRMVPGLPEPLAVKLEDATQRMQKQFLSLSSDSHQNIAATAGHGLPHEDPSFVVDNILQAVTLVRRDH, encoded by the coding sequence ATGCGCCTTACCGCGATTCTCCTGGCGATCTTCACGGCCGCTGCCGACGCATCGGCAACGGATGCCGTTTCCGCGGGCCAGTGGGAGGGCGATGTCGATGTCGGCGGGCGGTCCATCCATCTGTCCTGCGAAGGCAAGGGGGATCCGGTCGCCGTGATCGATGCCGGCATGGGTACGGCGCCTGTCGAAGACCAGGGCTGGCAGCGGATCGCCCATCGGGTCGCGGCGGTCACGACGGTCTGCCTCTACGACCGCGCGGGTCAGGGAGCGAGTTCGAAGGCGCCGCCCGGGCCGCGTACCAGCATGGACTCGGCCAACGACCTCCATGCGGCGCTGGGCGCCGCCCATGTGCGCGGCCCGTACCTCCTGGTAGGACATTCCATCGGCGGCCTGCACGCGCAAGTGTTTGCGAGTCGCTATCCGAACGACACCGCGGGCTTGGTGCTGGTCTCGTCCACGCATCCCGACCAGACGCGCACCTGGCTGTCGCTGCTTCCTCCGCCGGCACGCGACGAGAACAAGTCCATCACCGAGGCGCGGGATTTCCTCACCTCGATGGCGAGCGACCCATCCAAGAATCCGGAAATGCTGGACTTCGCGGCAAGCGCCACGCAGGCGAAGGCCTTGCGTTCGCTGGGTTCCAAGCCCGTCGTGGTGGCGACGCACAGCCCGCGCTTTCGCATGGTGCCCGGCCTCCCGGAGCCCTTGGCCGTCAAGCTCGAAGACGCCACGCAGCGAATGCAGAAGCAATTCCTGTCCTTGTCGTCGGACAGTCATCAGAACATCGCCGCGACCGCGGGGCATGGGCTTCCGCACGAGGATCCTTCGTTCGTCGTCGACAACATCCTGCAGGCCGTAACGCTCGTTCGGCGCGATCACTGA
- a CDS encoding YoaK family protein encodes MIPPVPRWIWPWAVLLPAVAGSVNAAALLALNHGGVTHLTGISTEGAIGLGSGNVALIVHAVGVIALFTGGCAVSAWIARGPRWIPSVSAAVLLLLVSALLVSASALLDTTPWLGVMVCAAAMGVQNGTTSVTSGAVLRTSHLTGMFTDLGIALGQTARRGIVDRRRVAICLIVTASFIVGAVLGTVLFDRWQARGLLVSALLATTAAGCTFLSHARQGPKRAD; translated from the coding sequence ATGATTCCGCCCGTCCCGCGCTGGATCTGGCCCTGGGCGGTGCTGCTTCCCGCCGTCGCCGGCAGCGTCAACGCCGCCGCCCTCCTGGCGCTGAATCATGGGGGCGTCACCCACCTCACGGGCATCTCCACCGAGGGCGCCATCGGGCTCGGTTCGGGCAATGTCGCCCTCATCGTCCATGCGGTCGGCGTGATCGCCCTGTTCACCGGGGGCTGCGCCGTGAGCGCGTGGATCGCACGGGGACCGCGATGGATACCATCCGTATCGGCAGCGGTGCTGCTTCTCCTGGTGTCGGCGCTGCTGGTGTCCGCGAGCGCGTTACTCGATACCACCCCCTGGCTCGGCGTCATGGTGTGTGCCGCCGCAATGGGCGTGCAGAACGGCACGACCTCGGTGACCTCCGGGGCGGTCCTGCGAACCTCCCACCTCACGGGCATGTTCACCGACCTGGGCATCGCCCTGGGACAAACAGCGAGGCGCGGGATCGTCGACCGTCGGCGTGTCGCGATCTGCCTGATCGTCACGGCGAGCTTCATCGTCGGCGCGGTACTGGGGACCGTGCTGTTCGATCGATGGCAGGCTCGCGGCCTGCTCGTCAGTGCGTTGCTGGCGACGACGGCCGCTGGCTGTACCTTTCTATCCCACGCAAGACAGGGACCCAAAAGGGCCGATTGA
- a CDS encoding Hsp20 family protein, which produces MRTLLDISPLSRAGTGFDRVFDLLEATAQRQGDDFPPFDSIRLSDNRFRLSIAVPGFTEDEVAVTVYKGTLIVSGERKDASQGEYLHRGIPARVFSRRFQLAEHMEVTGATLAHGLLSIELAREIPEAEKPRTIPVSTSPERAAPVRQIERDVA; this is translated from the coding sequence ATGCGTACTCTTCTCGACATTTCGCCCCTTTCCCGTGCCGGTACGGGCTTTGACCGTGTCTTCGACCTCCTGGAGGCCACCGCGCAGCGGCAGGGGGACGATTTCCCGCCCTTTGATTCGATCCGCCTTTCCGACAACCGCTTCCGCCTGTCGATCGCCGTACCCGGCTTCACCGAAGACGAGGTGGCCGTGACCGTTTACAAGGGCACGCTCATCGTGAGCGGCGAACGCAAGGATGCGTCCCAGGGCGAATACCTGCATCGCGGCATCCCCGCTCGGGTGTTCAGCCGCCGCTTCCAGCTCGCCGAGCACATGGAAGTCACCGGGGCGACGCTTGCCCACGGCCTTCTGTCCATCGAACTCGCCCGCGAGATTCCCGAGGCGGAGAAGCCGCGCACCATCCCGGTCAGCACGTCACCGGAGCGTGCCGCGCCTGTGCGCCAGATCGAGCGTGACGTAGCCTGA